In one Erinaceus europaeus chromosome 3, mEriEur2.1, whole genome shotgun sequence genomic region, the following are encoded:
- the C3H4orf19 gene encoding uncharacterized protein C4orf19 homolog, whose protein sequence is MGCRCCKMIQSYLFDPVQVPSPAYVNEINSFKLDEDNPVKLKSAQSSEILVHRNDLQKEGLKRTASRHTTAGGPLAQGSEKTDSGINGIGPAVTPQPAGDPGLHQEDQGFWTSPENSFHPSIPFLKEGGSGEEDSVHQAPGEPQVTQNGVSSRAPSTAEHPAWGDPDHGLQIPAPDYPHPWDSAVDGISHREQDSLSQSPTEAEPQEEFPSQTGKQGLHIPSPMRSWDSFNKTATPAALSISFLEEAPAPVTPVTHLRNGWTVVRGFPGARSGEVIDDDAAVAEALAALEAATAGEDEDEGD, encoded by the exons ATGGGGTGCAGGTGCTGTAAAATGATACAAAG CTATCTCTTTGATCCGGTTCAAGTGCCCTCTCCGGCCTATGTCAACGAGATAAACAGCTTCAAGTTAGATGAAGACAACCCTGTGAAGTTAAAAAGTGCACAGAGCAGTGAGATCCTGGTGCACAGAAATGACCTGCAGAAAGAGGGTTTGAAAAGGACCGCAAGCCGGCACACAACAGCTGGGGGGCCACTTGCTCAGGGCTCAGAGAAGACTGACAGTGGCATCAATGGCATCGGCCCAGCTGTCACTCCACAGCCCGCTGGGGACCCTGGGCTCCACCAGGAGGACCAAGGCTTCTGGACCAGCCCTGAGAACAGTTTTCACCCCAGTATACCCTTCCTGAAAGAAGGGGGTTCTGGGGAGGAGGACAGTGTGCACCAGGCCCCTGGAGAGCCCCAGGTCACCCAAAATGGAGTCTCCTCCAGGGCACCTTCAACGGCTGAGCACCCTGCCTGGGGAGATCCAGACCATGGCCTCCAGATACCAGCCCCGGATTACCCTCATCCTTGGGACTCAGCTGTAGACGGCATCAGTCACAGAGAACAAGATAGTCTGTCCCAGAGTCCGACTGAGGCTGAGCCCCAAGAAGAATTTCCCTCCCAGACAGGGAAGCAGGGTTTGCACATACCCTCACCCATGAGAAGCTGGGATTCATTCAACAAGACTGCGACCCCAGCGGCTCTGAGCATCTCCTTTCTAGAGGAGGCTCCTGCACCTGTCACCCCAGTGACCCATTTGAGAAATGGGTGGACAGTTGTCCGTGGTTTCCCTGGGGCCAGGAGTGGGGAGGTGATAGATGACGATGCGGCAGTGGCCGAAGCCCTTGCAGCTTTAGAAGCTGCCACTGCGGGAGAAGATGAGGATGAAGGGGACTAG